In the Populus trichocarpa isolate Nisqually-1 chromosome 1, P.trichocarpa_v4.1, whole genome shotgun sequence genome, one interval contains:
- the LOC18094607 gene encoding uncharacterized protein LOC18094607 has translation MSSSSSIITLQLLLFFIVVPISSLAKKPHVIHFRSPNLYPEGLAYDPSAQHFIVGSLHHRTLHSVSDAGVIETIISDPSLPPNTTILGLAVDKLNNRLLAAIHSDPPLPPFNALAAYDLRSRQQLFLSLLPSTPSDDNRRPVANAVTVDFKGNAYVTNSLGYPEGNFIWKVNPEGEASIFSRSPLFTQFPVDRDAPYSYCGLNGIAYVSKGYLLVVQSNTGKLFKVDARDGTAQNVLLNEDLPVADGIAIRGDGVVLVVSHEKLWFLKSDDSWGEGVVYDKTDLDVERFATSVVVGREDRAYVLYGSVLEGITGNGGREWFGIEEVRSEKENEDEKMWVYVLIGLGLAYFLIWRFQMKQLFKNMDKKTN, from the coding sequence atgTCATCCTCGTCGTCTATCATAACTCTCCAGCTCCTACTCTTTTTCATTGTGGTTCCCATCTCTTCATTAGCAAAAAAGCCACACGTCATCCATTTCCGATCTCCCAACCTCTACCCTGAAGGCCTTGCCTACGACCCATCCGCCCAACACTTCATCGTCGGCTCTCTCCACCACCGCACTCTTCACTCCGTCTCCGACGCCGGCGTTATCGAAACCATCATCTCCgacccctccctccctcctaaCACCACCATCCTCGGCCTCGCTGTTGATAAACTCAACAACCGCCTCCTAGCTGCCATCCACTCCGACCCTCCCCTCCCTCCATTCAACGCCCTCGCCGCTTACGACCTCCGCTCACGTCAGCAGCTCTTCCTCTCCCTCCTCCCCTCTACCCCCTCCGATGACAACCGCCGCCCCGTCGCCAACGCCGTCACCGTCGATTTCAAAGGCAACGCTTACGTCACCAACTCGCTAGGATACCCGGAGGGTAACTTCATATGGAAAGTCAACCCTGAAGGAGAAGCCTCGATTTTCTCGAGATCTCCGCTTTTCACGCAGTTCCCGGTGGACCGCGACGCACCGTATAGTTACTGCGGGCTGAATGGGATCGCTTACGTCAGCAAGGGGTATTTGCTGGTGGTGCAATCAAACACGGGCAAGTTGTTCAAAGTCGATGCTCGCGACGGGACGGCACAGAATGTTTTGTTGAACGAGGATTTGCCGGTGGCCGATGGGATTGCGATAAGGGGAGACGGTGTCGTTTTGGTTGTGTCGCATGAGAAGCTGTGGTTTTTGAAGAGTGACGACAGTTGGGGAGAGGGAGTGGTTTATGACAAAACTGACCTTGATGTGGAGAGGTTTGCTACATCAGTTGTAGTGGGAAGAGAGGATAGGGCGTATGTGTTATATGGGAGTGTGTTGGAGGGTATAACGGGGAATGGAGGGAGGGAGTGGTTTGGTATAGAGGAGGTGAGGTCTGAGAAGGAGAATGAAGATGAGAAAATGTGGGTGTATGTGTTAATAGGGTTAGGTTtggcatattttttaatttggaggTTTCAAATGAAGCAGCTCTTCAAAAACATGGATAAGAAGACCAATTGA